A genomic segment from Sandaracinaceae bacterium encodes:
- a CDS encoding RNA polymerase sigma factor, translating to MGTDAARAADRSLARRCAAGDADAQRALFRAHRERVHVVLYRILGTNREMEDLAQEAFLEIFRSLPRFRGEAQLSTWVDRITTRVATRHLRRKKGTPARLEAVAELVDGDDPARTVELREVARRLYGVLDALSPEMRIAYALHVVDGRPLREVAKLTDATLVATKTRVWRARRAVEARAARDPVLAEWVG from the coding sequence ATGGGAACGGACGCGGCGCGAGCGGCGGACCGATCGCTGGCCCGGCGCTGCGCCGCCGGCGACGCGGATGCGCAGCGCGCGCTCTTCCGAGCCCATCGGGAGCGAGTCCACGTCGTGCTCTACCGGATCCTCGGCACCAACCGCGAGATGGAGGACCTGGCCCAGGAGGCCTTCCTCGAGATCTTCCGCTCGCTCCCGAGGTTCCGCGGCGAGGCGCAGCTCTCGACCTGGGTCGACCGCATCACGACCCGGGTCGCGACGCGACACCTGCGGCGCAAGAAGGGCACGCCCGCGAGGCTCGAGGCCGTGGCCGAGCTGGTCGACGGAGACGACCCCGCGCGCACGGTGGAGCTCCGCGAGGTCGCGCGTCGACTCTATGGCGTGCTCGACGCGCTCTCCCCGGAGATGCGAATCGCGTACGCCCTGCACGTCGTCGACGGCCGGCCGCTGCGCGAGGTGGCGAAGCTGACCGACGCGACGCTGGTCGCGACGAAGACGCGCGTCTGGCGGGCGCGCCGGGCGGTGGAGGCGCGCGCGGCGAGAGACCCCGTGCTCGCGGAGTGGGTGGGATGA
- a CDS encoding FecR domain-containing protein — translation MSDLPIEPLDDAAWRRVEAGVLERLEREPSPVVPARRPWRWAVGAAAALAALLLVALLVEVWRPSEPAPLASTRVETGESEARTQLGDVSLTLAPRTRLTGVGSDAAGWVIVLETGQVRVDVPARAAVRVEAADVRIAGDGAAFSVHRADFIVASVERGRVRVTLGATRTWLLEGERWSSAPEAQPDMAEDGARESAREPTPAAAPPPRTSPTEDPAALFAAASRAEARAPDRADRLYARVAATRGAWAANALFARGRLAHERGHRVDAARHLATYLRRFPSGPNAADARRLLTELEEPR, via the coding sequence ATGAGCGACCTGCCCATCGAGCCTCTCGACGACGCGGCGTGGCGGCGCGTCGAAGCCGGCGTGCTCGAGCGCCTGGAGCGCGAGCCGTCGCCCGTGGTGCCAGCGCGCCGCCCCTGGCGCTGGGCGGTGGGCGCGGCGGCGGCCCTGGCGGCGCTGCTCCTCGTCGCGCTGCTCGTCGAGGTCTGGCGCCCGTCGGAGCCGGCGCCGCTGGCGAGCACGCGGGTCGAGACCGGCGAGTCGGAGGCCCGAACCCAGCTTGGCGACGTGTCCCTGACGCTCGCGCCCAGGACGCGGCTGACCGGCGTGGGCTCGGACGCAGCCGGCTGGGTGATCGTGCTCGAGACCGGCCAGGTCCGCGTGGACGTCCCGGCGCGAGCGGCCGTCCGCGTCGAGGCCGCCGACGTGCGGATAGCGGGCGACGGCGCCGCGTTCTCCGTCCACCGAGCCGACTTCATCGTGGCCTCGGTCGAGCGGGGGCGCGTCCGCGTGACGCTGGGCGCGACGCGGACGTGGCTGCTGGAAGGCGAGCGCTGGAGCTCCGCCCCCGAAGCGCAGCCCGACATGGCAGAGGACGGGGCGAGGGAGTCGGCTCGAGAGCCCACTCCGGCGGCAGCACCGCCGCCCCGCACGAGCCCGACCGAAGATCCCGCGGCGCTCTTCGCGGCTGCCTCGCGGGCCGAGGCCCGGGCGCCGGATCGCGCCGACCGGTTGTACGCGCGCGTCGCAGCGACCCGCGGCGCGTGGGCCGCCAACGCGCTCTTCGCCCGCGGCCGCCTCGCCCACGAACGCGGCCACCGCGTCGACGCCGCGCGGCACCTGGCCACCTACCTTCGCCGCTTCCCGAGCGGCCCCAAC